In the Candidatus Electrothrix sp. GW3-4 genome, one interval contains:
- a CDS encoding M28 family peptidase, whose protein sequence is MKEFFSKRTRMLAALAFCFLLLCISAIVTIRQPTSKENPFPSDLRADPDRLRWHVEYLAEELAPRNHNHPKKLAATVRYITTGLSVPGTQVSLQSYRAENAASGQQEQVNIIARFGSREGPVVIIGAHYDAFGDFPGADDNASGIAGLLELARLLSRREITGNIELVAYGTEEDPFFGTEQMGSAVHAQRLAEQGRTVKAMLCLEMIGYFVEQQEYNSWVLRLIYPQNGLYAAVVGRWQDRHLAKTVKRCFDGASDLPTVSYSGPVLFGADLSDHRNYWQHGYPAVMITDTAFLRNHNYHAAGDTPDTLDYQRMAKVVDGVLSTALTLSLSTSSEKTGAISP, encoded by the coding sequence ATGAAGGAATTCTTCTCCAAGAGAACTCGCATGCTCGCTGCTCTTGCCTTCTGTTTTCTCCTGCTCTGCATTTCGGCGATCGTGACTATCCGGCAGCCAACCTCGAAGGAAAACCCTTTCCCTTCAGACCTTCGGGCAGACCCGGACCGACTTCGTTGGCATGTCGAGTATCTGGCTGAAGAGCTTGCTCCCCGTAATCATAACCACCCTAAAAAACTGGCCGCCACTGTCCGTTACATCACAACCGGACTTTCCGTTCCCGGTACCCAGGTCTCTCTTCAATCTTATAGGGCGGAAAATGCCGCTTCAGGCCAGCAAGAACAGGTGAATATTATTGCCCGCTTCGGTTCAAGGGAAGGACCTGTGGTGATTATTGGAGCACATTATGATGCGTTTGGCGATTTTCCTGGTGCAGACGATAATGCAAGCGGCATAGCTGGCTTACTGGAGCTGGCTCGGCTGCTGAGTCGGCGAGAGATAACAGGCAATATTGAGTTGGTGGCCTATGGAACGGAAGAAGACCCTTTTTTCGGCACCGAACAGATGGGCAGTGCTGTTCATGCCCAGAGGTTAGCTGAGCAGGGGCGGACGGTAAAGGCCATGCTCTGTCTGGAGATGATCGGTTATTTTGTGGAGCAGCAGGAGTATAACTCATGGGTTCTGCGCTTGATCTACCCTCAGAACGGGCTCTATGCCGCTGTTGTCGGGCGGTGGCAGGATCGTCATCTGGCAAAGACGGTCAAGCGTTGCTTTGATGGGGCATCTGATCTGCCTACGGTGAGTTACTCTGGTCCTGTTCTCTTTGGTGCGGACCTTTCCGACCATCGCAATTACTGGCAGCACGGTTATCCTGCCGTAATGATTACCGACACTGCCTTTCTGCGCAATCATAATTATCATGCTGCGGGCGATACCCCTGATACGCTGGACTATCAGCGCATGGCCAAGGTGGTTGATGGCGTGCTCAGTACAGCCCTCACCCTTTCCTTATCAACATCTTCTGAGAAAACAGGGGCTATATCGCCCTGA
- a CDS encoding HD domain-containing protein: MRSKARAFALQHHGEQRYGEHPYVVHLDAVAELVQQYGETAVVIAYLHDVIEDTDVSIRELEEVFGPLVADCVTVLTDEPGKDRQERKEKTYRKMAQINGATEIALVVKAADRLANMRACLTGRKERLLAVYKDEHPVFTKAVFRPGLCDEIWSEFAEL; this comes from the coding sequence ATGAGAAGCAAGGCTCGAGCGTTCGCTCTTCAGCATCACGGAGAACAGAGGTACGGGGAGCATCCCTATGTTGTCCATCTTGATGCTGTGGCTGAGCTCGTGCAACAATACGGTGAGACAGCGGTTGTCATTGCCTATCTCCACGATGTTATCGAGGATACCGATGTCAGTATTCGCGAGCTTGAGGAGGTATTCGGGCCCTTGGTTGCCGATTGTGTCACTGTCCTCACTGATGAGCCTGGAAAGGATCGTCAGGAGCGCAAGGAGAAAACCTACCGCAAGATGGCTCAAATTAATGGGGCAACAGAGATCGCCTTGGTAGTCAAGGCCGCAGATAGGCTTGCTAATATGCGTGCCTGCCTTACGGGAAGAAAAGAGAGACTCTTGGCCGTCTATAAGGATGAGCATCCGGTCTTTACAAAGGCCGTGTTCAGGCCAGGGCTCTGTGACGAAATCTGGTCTGAATTTGCTGAATTATAA
- a CDS encoding diacylglycerol kinase — MQNKFLGTGEQGFRPIRKIRVALSGLRYAVLFDFAVGYKVVLSAVTLAGCFYYRQWLDFSMVFMATGFMLASEMFNTTVEALCDFLEPHENERIAIIKDISAAAAGVSILVWCLVLGIEAVQVFRHIDRSPLVYLDPTFRIPLTHFQNIVSTF; from the coding sequence ATGCAGAATAAGTTTCTCGGTACGGGAGAACAGGGCTTTCGCCCGATCCGCAAGATCCGGGTGGCCTTATCAGGTCTCCGTTATGCTGTCCTCTTTGATTTTGCGGTTGGCTATAAGGTCGTCCTGTCCGCCGTGACCCTGGCAGGCTGCTTTTACTACCGCCAATGGCTGGACTTCAGCATGGTCTTTATGGCCACTGGCTTTATGCTGGCCTCAGAGATGTTCAACACCACGGTTGAGGCGCTTTGTGATTTTCTGGAGCCCCATGAGAATGAACGGATAGCCATTATTAAGGATATCTCGGCTGCGGCTGCGGGTGTCAGTATCCTGGTCTGGTGTCTTGTTCTCGGTATTGAAGCTGTGCAGGTATTCCGTCACATTGACAGATCTCCCCTTGTTTATCTTGATCCTACATTCCGCATACCCCTTACCCATTTTCAGAATATAGTCTCAACTTTCTGA
- a CDS encoding 3-oxoacyl-ACP synthase III — MKYSRVCLHSFGYELPPNIVTSADLEQQLSSVYRRLKLPEGRLELMSGIRSRRFWNPETLPSEGAILAGRKALLASGLTASDIDFMVFTSVSRDMMEPATASFVHHGLGLGSRCQIFDISNACLGFLNGMLMLANMIELGQVRYGLIVASETAEDLVCSTIEQLQTDDTLTRKTIKPAFASLTIGSGAVALVMGSKKVQDTGHRLVGGSWRANTRHNDLCHGGQNGGDGTLMSTDSEVLLEKGVETAEFCWQDFQKETGWSKEKVDRFFCHQVGQAHAKKLFSTLELDPERNFETLPVLGNVGSVSAPITMAMGIEKGKLKQGQRGALLGIGSGINSVMLGIEW; from the coding sequence ATGAAATACTCCCGCGTCTGCCTTCACAGCTTTGGCTATGAATTGCCGCCCAATATAGTGACCTCGGCTGATCTTGAGCAACAGCTCTCGTCCGTCTATAGACGGTTGAAGCTCCCGGAAGGCCGTCTTGAGTTGATGAGCGGTATCCGCAGCCGACGATTTTGGAATCCAGAAACCCTCCCCAGTGAAGGAGCTATTCTTGCCGGACGCAAGGCCCTGCTTGCCTCGGGACTCACCGCCTCTGATATTGATTTTATGGTCTTCACCTCGGTGAGTCGGGATATGATGGAGCCTGCCACGGCCTCTTTTGTCCATCATGGTCTCGGGTTGGGGAGCCGTTGCCAGATATTTGATATCTCCAATGCCTGTCTTGGTTTCCTCAACGGTATGCTCATGCTGGCCAATATGATTGAGCTGGGCCAGGTCCGCTACGGTTTGATTGTGGCCTCTGAGACGGCCGAGGATTTGGTTTGTTCCACTATTGAGCAGCTGCAGACAGATGACACCCTGACCCGCAAGACCATCAAGCCTGCCTTTGCTTCGTTGACTATCGGTTCAGGGGCCGTTGCCCTGGTTATGGGCTCAAAGAAGGTTCAAGATACCGGCCACCGGCTGGTTGGCGGCTCCTGGCGGGCCAATACCCGTCATAATGATCTTTGCCACGGGGGACAGAATGGAGGGGATGGTACCTTGATGAGCACGGATTCTGAGGTCCTGCTGGAAAAAGGGGTTGAAACAGCGGAGTTCTGCTGGCAGGATTTTCAAAAAGAAACCGGTTGGAGCAAGGAAAAGGTCGATCGTTTTTTCTGTCATCAGGTCGGACAGGCCCATGCAAAGAAGCTGTTCTCCACCCTTGAGCTTGATCCTGAACGGAATTTTGAGACCTTGCCAGTGCTGGGCAATGTGGGATCGGTGTCTGCACCCATCACAATGGCTATGGGGATAGAAAAAGGTAAGCTTAAACAGGGGCAGCGGGGAGCGTTATTGGGAATCGGTTCCGGGATCAACTCGGTGATGCTGGGGATTGAGTGGTAA
- the dprA gene encoding DNA-processing protein DprA has protein sequence MEGRNDIQDWLALIALPGLGCVLARRLLAAFGTPGKVLKAGKAVAEVPGIGRNLVELFSSPSRLDKARFWAEQECVRVHAQGIQLLCCDDPLYPSLLLNIHDYPLLLYCLGNIDCLCLPAVAVVGSRTPTNYGKGVSVTLAQQLVRKGLVVVSGLAKGIDGQAHIGALEAGGKTIAVLGCGLDVVYPGAHGPLYKQIGEQGLLMSEYPLGSPPEGFRFPARNRIVSGLSLGVVIVEAAVRSGALITARLALEQNREVFAVPGRIDSPKSSGPHGLLRQGATLVCSVEDILAELPPVLPSQESDQVPAHNATPPVVPKDKTIALPDDLSEEERALMSAMKGGSIDIEQLSELSALPLNTLHVLLLGLELRGLIRQLPGQQYVRS, from the coding sequence ATGGAGGGACGTAATGATATCCAAGACTGGCTGGCATTAATTGCCCTCCCTGGCCTTGGATGCGTCCTTGCCCGGCGCCTGCTTGCAGCCTTCGGAACACCTGGCAAGGTGCTGAAGGCTGGCAAGGCGGTTGCCGAGGTTCCTGGTATTGGCAGAAATCTGGTTGAACTTTTTTCTAGCCCATCCCGGCTGGACAAGGCCCGCTTCTGGGCTGAACAGGAATGCGTTCGCGTTCATGCACAAGGCATTCAGCTGCTCTGCTGTGATGACCCCCTTTATCCCTCTCTTCTCCTTAATATCCACGATTACCCTCTTCTTCTCTATTGCCTAGGGAATATTGATTGTCTTTGTCTTCCGGCGGTTGCGGTGGTTGGGTCCCGTACGCCAACAAATTACGGGAAAGGCGTGAGTGTTACCCTTGCTCAGCAACTTGTCAGGAAGGGGCTTGTTGTGGTCAGTGGGCTTGCCAAGGGAATTGATGGGCAGGCGCATATCGGTGCGCTTGAGGCGGGGGGAAAAACAATAGCCGTCCTCGGATGCGGTCTGGATGTTGTCTATCCAGGCGCGCACGGTCCTCTGTATAAACAGATCGGCGAACAGGGATTGCTTATGAGTGAGTATCCCCTTGGTAGCCCACCAGAGGGATTCCGCTTTCCTGCCCGTAACCGCATTGTCAGTGGCCTTTCCTTGGGTGTTGTTATTGTCGAGGCTGCTGTCCGCTCCGGGGCATTGATCACAGCTAGGCTTGCCCTGGAGCAGAATAGGGAGGTCTTTGCTGTGCCAGGCAGAATTGACTCGCCAAAGAGCTCAGGGCCGCACGGTTTACTGCGACAGGGCGCTACCCTGGTCTGCTCTGTCGAAGATATTCTTGCCGAATTACCACCAGTGCTTCCTTCACAAGAAAGTGATCAGGTTCCTGCTCATAACGCCACTCCTCCCGTTGTCCCAAAAGATAAAACCATCGCCCTCCCTGATGATCTTTCTGAAGAAGAAAGGGCCTTGATGTCTGCCATGAAGGGGGGCTCGATAGATATTGAGCAGTTGTCTGAACTCTCTGCTTTGCCTCTGAATACTCTTCATGTCCTTCTTCTTGGCCTTGAGCTCCGCGGTTTGATTCGGCAGCTTCCGGGTCAACAGTACGTCCGATCTTAA
- the dnaG gene encoding DNA primase translates to MSSKGAWDEVKNRVREAADIVQVIGEHVQLKKAGNAFTGLCPFHGEKTSSFSVNPQRQFFHCFGCHESGDVFSFMMKYHHMAFPEALKELARRYQIDLPERNLTDVQRERMRQREQLYQVNQEAARIFHETLVSSPQAQAARQYLQERGVPQEAMVKYQLGYAPPPESGGWQFLITRLQKKNFSVAAIEQAGLAVRKEQGRYYDRFRDRVLFPIYDMSGREVAFGGRILGQGKPKYMNSPESMVFAKGSLLFGLYQHRQAIRSAQRAIVVEGNFDLLLLAVHGIDNVVAPLGTALTREHIEALRRYCDEVVLLFDGDSAGLRAARRSIPFFLSERLEAKVALLPTGHDPDSLVREKGVVVVRKLIEEADSLAEFVFSALKEEHGLTLSGKNRIIAELADLMEQATDADQQELMAAHFAEQLGVSPDRFLIEQKGSEQVAQASEHPADHYAEQQWASGEGMVLPPDEDWGQSGPPPDVEEEGWDAYSPLGAEERSASLYELPKKQRQLLDFLLLYPEYLPDLLAGGLKEALDSSPVMGIVDAMEQLAAAGSYAPEQLLSVVISPQERQYLAELLIQGEIL, encoded by the coding sequence ATGTCGAGTAAAGGGGCCTGGGATGAGGTCAAGAACAGGGTCCGCGAGGCAGCGGATATTGTCCAGGTGATCGGTGAGCATGTGCAGCTGAAAAAGGCTGGGAATGCCTTTACCGGTCTTTGTCCCTTTCACGGAGAGAAAACATCGTCTTTTTCCGTTAATCCACAACGGCAGTTTTTTCACTGTTTTGGTTGCCATGAGTCTGGTGACGTCTTCTCTTTTATGATGAAATATCATCATATGGCCTTTCCTGAAGCGCTTAAAGAGCTTGCCCGGCGCTATCAAATTGATCTTCCTGAGCGTAATCTCACCGATGTCCAGCGGGAGCGCATGCGGCAACGCGAGCAGCTCTATCAGGTCAATCAGGAGGCTGCTCGCATCTTTCATGAGACTCTTGTCTCGTCGCCCCAGGCTCAGGCGGCTCGGCAATATCTGCAAGAACGCGGGGTGCCGCAGGAGGCGATGGTGAAATACCAACTCGGCTACGCCCCTCCCCCTGAAAGCGGTGGTTGGCAGTTTCTTATCACTCGCTTGCAAAAGAAGAATTTTTCCGTGGCCGCTATTGAGCAGGCTGGCCTTGCTGTCCGCAAGGAGCAAGGGCGATACTATGATCGCTTTCGCGATCGTGTTCTCTTTCCTATCTATGATATGAGTGGCCGCGAGGTGGCCTTTGGCGGACGTATCCTTGGTCAGGGAAAACCCAAGTATATGAACTCCCCAGAGAGCATGGTTTTTGCCAAAGGGAGCCTTCTCTTTGGTCTCTATCAACATCGTCAGGCCATTCGCTCTGCTCAACGTGCTATTGTGGTGGAGGGGAATTTTGATCTCCTGCTCTTGGCGGTTCACGGGATTGATAATGTGGTTGCGCCGCTGGGAACAGCTCTGACTCGGGAACATATTGAGGCCCTACGTCGATACTGTGATGAGGTGGTGCTCCTCTTTGATGGTGATTCCGCCGGGCTCCGAGCAGCACGGCGTTCCATCCCCTTTTTTCTCAGTGAACGGCTGGAGGCCAAGGTGGCGTTGCTGCCAACGGGACATGATCCTGATAGCCTGGTACGGGAAAAGGGCGTGGTTGTCGTTCGAAAGTTGATTGAAGAGGCGGATTCCCTTGCTGAGTTTGTTTTTTCCGCGCTCAAGGAAGAGCACGGGTTGACCCTGTCTGGCAAGAATCGGATTATAGCGGAATTGGCTGACCTGATGGAGCAGGCCACTGATGCAGATCAGCAGGAGTTAATGGCGGCCCATTTCGCTGAGCAACTTGGAGTCTCTCCTGACCGTTTTCTCATTGAACAAAAAGGGAGCGAGCAAGTTGCTCAAGCTTCTGAACACCCTGCTGATCATTATGCAGAGCAACAATGGGCTTCAGGGGAGGGAATGGTATTGCCACCCGATGAGGACTGGGGACAGTCGGGACCTCCTCCAGATGTGGAGGAAGAGGGCTGGGATGCGTATTCTCCCTTGGGAGCGGAGGAAAGATCAGCTTCCTTGTATGAGCTTCCCAAAAAACAGCGACAGTTGCTGGACTTTTTATTGCTGTACCCTGAGTATCTGCCGGATCTGCTTGCGGGTGGCCTTAAGGAGGCGCTGGATTCATCGCCTGTCATGGGGATTGTCGATGCAATGGAGCAGCTTGCTGCTGCCGGGAGTTATGCACCGGAGCAGTTGCTCTCCGTTGTTATATCACCTCAGGAGAGACAATATCTTGCTGAGCTGCTTATTCAGGGGGAGATCCTTTGA
- a CDS encoding alpha/beta fold hydrolase gives MERFSSGLAQYPFTPKTFQTADGHQLSYLDEGTGPTVVMAHGNPSWSYLYRNLVTALKSDYRCLVPDHLGCGLSDKPQDYPYLLQNHIDNFTALLDNQGIERCVLVVHDWGGAIGMGWAGQYPERVAGLVVLNTAAFHSRHIPLRIAVCRWPLLGALLVRGLNGFALPATFMAVRKRMQPEIKASFLAPYNNWARRVAVHGFVQDIPLQASHPSWNSLSRVEDSLTQLQDKPMLICWGGKDFCFNDHFYAEWRRRFPHAEAHYFPEAGHYVLEDALPQVLEQLQPFLLRCHV, from the coding sequence ATGGAACGTTTTTCCTCCGGGCTTGCCCAGTATCCTTTTACCCCAAAGACCTTCCAAACAGCTGACGGACATCAGCTTTCCTATCTTGATGAGGGGACTGGGCCGACCGTGGTCATGGCCCACGGCAATCCCTCCTGGTCCTATCTGTACCGCAATCTGGTGACAGCATTAAAGTCCGATTACCGTTGCCTGGTACCGGATCATCTGGGCTGTGGCCTTTCTGATAAACCGCAGGACTATCCCTACCTTCTCCAAAATCATATCGATAATTTTACGGCCCTGCTTGATAACCAGGGTATTGAACGCTGTGTCCTGGTGGTCCATGACTGGGGTGGGGCCATCGGGATGGGCTGGGCCGGACAATATCCTGAACGGGTGGCCGGGCTGGTGGTGCTCAACACGGCGGCTTTCCACTCCCGTCACATCCCCCTGCGGATCGCGGTGTGCCGTTGGCCCCTCCTTGGTGCCCTGCTCGTCCGGGGTCTGAATGGTTTTGCCCTGCCTGCCACCTTTATGGCAGTGCGCAAGCGGATGCAGCCCGAGATCAAGGCCAGCTTTCTTGCCCCCTATAATAACTGGGCCAGGCGGGTAGCGGTCCATGGTTTTGTCCAGGATATTCCCTTGCAAGCCAGCCATCCCTCTTGGAACAGCCTGAGCCGGGTGGAGGATTCTCTTACGCAGCTTCAGGATAAACCTATGCTCATCTGCTGGGGCGGAAAAGACTTCTGCTTTAATGATCATTTCTATGCCGAGTGGCGCCGACGTTTTCCACATGCAGAGGCCCATTATTTCCCAGAGGCTGGCCATTATGTGCTGGAAGATGCCCTGCCCCAGGTGTTGGAACAGCTTCAGCCCTTTCTTCTCCGCTGCCATGTCTAA
- a CDS encoding type IV pili methyl-accepting chemotaxis transducer N-terminal domain-containing protein translates to MYVFTLRIVVLLAVVMTMPFLPHAQADENMSELVNKSGMQRMLSQRIAKAYFYLGNDISARETKLQLNMAIERFKKNHALLKEKVQDSETKDLLSFVEETLSEYSDLVNKPYSQENAARVLALSDTLLEVCHSVVLNLEDQSGEHVDHIVNISGKQRMLSQRVAKFYIAYQTGFRDEDTVHKLNNAVEEFETGLKELMSEGRNDREINDLLVKVEKEWERISPFFLKVREGGLPIMVLTATDEITKLADRITSLYVETVGKEGR, encoded by the coding sequence ATGTATGTTTTCACACTTCGGATTGTCGTTTTGCTGGCAGTCGTTATGACGATGCCTTTTCTCCCGCACGCGCAGGCAGACGAAAATATGTCTGAATTGGTCAATAAATCAGGAATGCAACGGATGCTGTCGCAGCGGATTGCCAAGGCCTATTTCTATCTCGGTAATGATATTTCTGCGAGAGAAACGAAGTTGCAATTGAATATGGCAATTGAGCGGTTTAAAAAGAATCATGCCCTTTTGAAGGAAAAAGTACAAGATAGCGAAACAAAGGATCTTCTCTCTTTTGTTGAGGAGACCCTTTCCGAATACAGTGATTTGGTCAATAAACCGTATAGTCAAGAGAATGCGGCTCGCGTCTTGGCCTTAAGTGATACCCTGCTGGAGGTCTGTCATTCAGTTGTTCTTAATCTTGAAGATCAGTCAGGGGAGCATGTGGATCATATCGTTAATATTTCGGGTAAACAACGTATGCTCTCTCAGCGGGTCGCAAAATTTTATATTGCCTATCAGACCGGATTCCGGGATGAGGATACTGTTCATAAGTTGAATAATGCTGTTGAGGAGTTTGAGACAGGGTTAAAAGAACTTATGAGTGAAGGTCGTAATGATCGAGAAATAAACGATCTTCTTGTCAAAGTAGAAAAAGAATGGGAAAGAATCTCCCCGTTTTTTCTCAAGGTTCGGGAAGGTGGCCTACCGATCATGGTGTTGACAGCGACTGATGAGATCACCAAACTGGCGGACCGAATTACTTCTCTCTATGTAGAGACTGTTGGCAAAGAGGGCAGGTAG
- a CDS encoding sigma-70 family RNA polymerase sigma factor — MKNQTGKSSEIYEEEGASLSTDEGQEKDGKVVESDHRDAYSIDPMNIYLREMGSLDLLSYEEEIKLAQKLEEGEARIQNAVLRLTLGMKTLKGLEKGLERGNMRIGSVLNGISDSDEKELAAVRTSFLKGIEEAKRLNQRRVALFEELRATAGESEEKALWREIRSVGLRIVELFQPYRISSKKLLSTAKAVEEFNEKVKKVRVQAQRESLLAAHRGEAEKNAPRRVDNEQRINLDLAETIGLDYQSFAELFQEVKAGKETVREAKKTLVRANLRLVISISKKFLNRGMLLPDLIQEGNIGLMKAVEKYDYNRGYKFSTYATWWIRQSINRGIADQGRTIRLPVHMIEAINRMLRFTRDFQRIESREPSLEEMADQLDTDVEYVHAALKTARDAISLDAPVGDEEDTMLSDFIVDELNPGPQDFSITESLKRCLAKVMGELTEREEQVLRMRYGIEVGCDHTLEEVGQRFDVTRERIRQIEAQAIKKLRHPSRSKYLEPFMSD; from the coding sequence GTGAAGAACCAGACAGGAAAATCTTCAGAAATCTACGAAGAAGAGGGCGCCAGTTTGTCAACTGATGAGGGTCAGGAAAAAGATGGCAAGGTCGTTGAGAGTGATCATAGGGATGCCTATAGTATTGATCCTATGAATATTTATCTTCGTGAAATGGGCAGTCTTGATCTGCTCAGCTACGAGGAAGAAATCAAGCTGGCTCAGAAACTGGAAGAGGGGGAGGCAAGGATTCAGAATGCTGTTCTGCGTCTGACCCTGGGTATGAAGACCTTGAAAGGCCTGGAAAAAGGCCTGGAAAGGGGGAATATGCGTATCGGATCTGTTCTGAATGGAATATCCGATAGTGACGAAAAAGAGCTGGCAGCCGTCCGGACATCCTTCTTGAAAGGTATAGAAGAGGCGAAGAGGCTCAATCAGCGCCGGGTCGCTTTATTTGAAGAACTGCGAGCAACGGCAGGCGAAAGCGAGGAAAAAGCGCTGTGGCGGGAAATTCGGTCAGTCGGTCTACGGATAGTCGAGTTATTTCAACCGTACCGGATCAGCTCCAAAAAACTCCTTTCAACGGCAAAGGCAGTTGAGGAGTTTAATGAAAAGGTTAAAAAGGTTCGTGTACAAGCGCAAAGGGAGTCTTTGCTGGCTGCACATAGGGGAGAGGCTGAAAAAAACGCGCCAAGGAGAGTTGATAACGAGCAGCGAATTAACTTGGATTTAGCTGAAACCATCGGGCTGGACTACCAGAGTTTTGCCGAACTCTTTCAGGAAGTGAAGGCCGGAAAAGAGACTGTCAGAGAAGCGAAAAAGACCCTTGTACGGGCCAATCTGCGGCTGGTTATCTCTATTTCCAAGAAATTTCTCAATCGAGGGATGTTGCTTCCTGATCTGATTCAGGAGGGCAATATTGGCCTGATGAAGGCTGTTGAGAAATATGACTATAATCGGGGGTATAAATTTTCTACCTACGCTACATGGTGGATACGTCAGTCTATTAATCGCGGCATAGCTGATCAGGGAAGGACCATCAGATTGCCGGTGCATATGATTGAAGCTATTAATAGGATGCTTCGTTTTACCCGTGATTTTCAGCGGATAGAAAGTAGAGAGCCCAGCCTGGAAGAAATGGCGGATCAGCTGGATACGGATGTGGAGTATGTGCATGCCGCATTAAAGACAGCACGTGACGCGATCTCTCTTGATGCACCTGTGGGTGATGAAGAAGACACCATGCTCAGTGATTTTATTGTTGATGAACTCAATCCTGGACCGCAGGACTTTTCCATTACAGAAAGTCTGAAACGTTGTCTTGCCAAGGTGATGGGTGAGTTGACTGAGCGTGAAGAACAGGTGCTTCGCATGCGATATGGTATTGAGGTCGGCTGTGACCATACCCTGGAGGAAGTGGGGCAGCGTTTTGACGTGACCCGCGAAAGGATTCGTCAGATTGAGGCGCAGGCTATCAAGAAATTGCGCCATCCTTCCCGAAGTAAATACCTCGAACCGTTTATGTCTGACTGA
- a CDS encoding type IV pili methyl-accepting chemotaxis transducer N-terminal domain-containing protein, producing the protein MYVLTFRIVALLAVLMTMAFPPHAQAAESMSELVNRAGMQRMLSQRIAKAYFYLGNDVSVKETKLQLDMAIERFQKNHALLKANVQDAETKELLSFVEDNFSQYLDLVTKPYNQENATRVLALSEALLEVCHSVVLNLEDQSGAHDDHIINISGKQRMLSQRVSKFYIAYQAGFRDDNTVHSLNNAIEEFESGLKKLMNEGRNTEEIDALLTKIKTEWERISPYFLKVRKGGLLLMVLTTTDDLTKMSDRLTKLYVDKIVAK; encoded by the coding sequence ATGTATGTTCTCACATTTCGGATTGTCGCTTTGCTGGCAGTCCTTATGACGATGGCTTTTCCCCCGCACGCGCAGGCTGCGGAAAGTATGTCTGAATTGGTCAACAGAGCAGGGATGCAGCGTATGTTGTCGCAGAGGATCGCTAAGGCCTATTTTTATCTCGGCAATGATGTCTCTGTAAAAGAGACCAAGCTCCAGCTGGATATGGCCATTGAGCGATTTCAAAAGAATCATGCCCTGCTGAAGGCAAACGTGCAGGATGCAGAGACCAAGGAGCTGCTCTCCTTTGTAGAAGATAATTTTTCCCAATATCTTGATTTGGTGACGAAACCCTATAACCAGGAAAACGCAACTCGCGTTTTGGCCTTAAGCGAAGCCCTGCTGGAGGTCTGTCATTCAGTTGTTCTTAATCTTGAAGATCAGTCAGGTGCCCATGATGATCATATTATTAATATTTCAGGTAAACAGCGCATGCTCTCCCAGCGGGTCTCAAAGTTTTATATTGCCTATCAGGCCGGATTCCGGGACGATAACACGGTGCATAGTTTGAATAATGCTATTGAAGAGTTTGAGTCTGGCCTGAAAAAATTGATGAATGAAGGGCGTAACACTGAGGAAATTGATGCCCTGCTTACGAAGATTAAAACAGAGTGGGAGAGGATTTCTCCGTATTTTCTCAAGGTCCGCAAGGGTGGCCTGCTGCTCATGGTACTGACAACGACTGACGATCTTACCAAGATGTCAGATCGGCTGACTAAGCTGTATGTTGATAAAATTGTTGCCAAATAG